A single Sulfolobales archaeon DNA region contains:
- a CDS encoding indole-3-glycerol-phosphate synthase TrpC, translating into MEGFLDIIRDIWRSKAILAIDSEDQCRGAIPYLGAFEGFESSITRWRRDRGVAIIAEYKRASPLEIINMWQDLRDYFYQLEDLVAGFSIIVEREWFMGSPRYIYILRGLGYRGPILAKGFIFYEKQIDLYRSCGATSILLIAEALELEELSTLYQYSVEKGLEPVIEINSFGELEKIMKKISIKILGINSRNLRTLEISREHMLDIVRRARREYPDLIIIAESGMKSTKDIVEAIEAGADACLIGTSLMKNPNRSSVLKELYTVLSSSYP; encoded by the coding sequence TTGGAGGGATTTCTAGATATTATAAGGGATATTTGGAGGAGCAAGGCAATCCTGGCGATAGATAGTGAGGATCAGTGTAGAGGGGCTATACCATATCTAGGAGCCTTTGAAGGCTTCGAATCATCGATAACTAGATGGAGGAGGGATAGGGGTGTAGCTATAATAGCTGAGTATAAAAGGGCATCACCACTAGAGATCATAAATATGTGGCAGGATCTTAGAGATTATTTCTACCAGCTAGAAGATCTAGTAGCTGGTTTCTCAATCATAGTTGAGAGGGAGTGGTTCATGGGATCCCCTAGATATATATACATACTCAGGGGGCTGGGATATAGAGGCCCTATACTCGCAAAAGGCTTTATATTCTATGAGAAACAAATAGATCTATATAGATCCTGCGGAGCAACATCAATACTCCTAATAGCAGAAGCCCTGGAGCTTGAGGAGCTATCTACCCTATATCAATACTCGGTGGAGAAAGGCTTAGAACCAGTTATCGAGATCAACAGCTTCGGAGAGCTCGAAAAGATCATGAAGAAGATCTCAATAAAAATCCTAGGCATTAACTCTAGAAACCTCAGAACCCTAGAGATTAGCCGAGAACATATGCTAGATATAGTGAGAAGGGCTAGAAGAGAATACCCAGATCTCATAATAATAGCTGAGAGTGGTATGAAAAGCACCAAAGACATAGTGGAGGCTATAGAAGCTGGGGCCGACGCATGTCTAATAGGCACGAGCCTAATGAAAAACCCCAATAGAAGCTCGGTACTCAAGGAGCTATATACCGTGCTGAGTTCCTCATACCCTTGA
- a CDS encoding aminodeoxychorismate/anthranilate synthase component II, with amino-acid sequence MILIIDNYDSFVYNIYQILKSIYQKDVVVIRNDRASPEHVSKLDPDAIIISPGPGNPEKIEDIGYSRAVVEEFKGEKPILGICLGHQVIGLAMGAKVRKARSIFHGKISLVRHFGGPLYREIPEVFKAMRYHSYVIYDPPESLVVDAISLDDGEIMGFHHRSYPLIGVQYHPESVGTELGRKILRAFIELARR; translated from the coding sequence ATGATCTTGATTATAGATAACTACGATAGCTTCGTATACAACATCTACCAGATCCTTAAAAGTATATATCAGAAAGATGTGGTAGTTATTAGAAACGATAGAGCATCTCCCGAGCATGTATCAAAGCTAGATCCAGATGCTATTATAATATCTCCGGGGCCCGGGAATCCGGAGAAGATCGAGGATATAGGCTATAGCAGGGCTGTGGTTGAGGAGTTCAAGGGGGAGAAACCAATACTAGGTATATGCCTTGGCCACCAGGTGATAGGGCTTGCCATGGGTGCTAAGGTTAGGAAGGCGAGATCTATATTCCATGGTAAGATAAGCCTGGTGAGACATTTTGGAGGGCCTCTATATAGGGAGATCCCCGAGGTCTTCAAGGCTATGAGGTACCATAGCTATGTAATATATGATCCTCCTGAGAGCCTTGTGGTGGATGCTATTAGCCTAGATGATGGAGAGATTATGGGCTTCCACCATAGATCATATCCCTTGATAGGCGTTCAATATCACCCCGAGAGCGTTGGGACAGAGCTTGGGAGGAAGATCCTGAGGGCATTTATAGAGCTTGCGAGGAGATAG
- a CDS encoding anthranilate synthase component I family protein — MWRWLEIYRVALDPIDIYRYVEPFLGGETYGFIYYSGIYDNGCGKVVAAFEPLIEYTLYSGGKALVEGRGSKDISIAGDPFTDLRNLLEHTYRLGKGIPVLGFISYESLIYSEESLLNAIPLGIYPLASFIVPRTYATIDLCSGQADLRSLFGKGIKIYGGKRVESSVDPGVELIEVSHDRRSFEDLVARAKERIYDGEVFQIVLSRYKVYSYRGSPLDLFTRILKEIGGNPYAYIYRTGDLMIVGASPEPLIIARGRVVETFPVAGTRRRIPGREGEIYRRLVSNEKERAEHMMLVDLARNDLGRIAIPGSVRVVKLMFPQILPNVVHLVSRVRGVLKSFSDSFEALRSLFPAGTVTGAPKHRAMKLIAEFEGRAREAYAGVIGFAVDRYVNFAITIRSAFIAGDRLRIQAGAGIVSDSKPGDEYIETENKMAIIERVLR; from the coding sequence GTGGCTCTAGATCCTATAGATATATATAGATATGTAGAGCCATTCCTAGGGGGAGAGACCTATGGCTTTATCTACTACTCAGGGATCTATGATAATGGCTGTGGAAAGGTAGTAGCAGCCTTCGAACCCCTGATCGAGTATACCCTCTACAGCGGTGGGAAGGCCTTGGTCGAGGGTAGAGGCTCTAAAGATATATCTATTGCTGGAGATCCCTTCACAGATCTTAGAAATCTTCTAGAGCATACATATAGACTTGGAAAGGGTATTCCGGTGCTTGGCTTCATCTCATATGAATCACTCATATATTCTGAGGAGAGCCTATTAAATGCGATCCCACTGGGGATATATCCCCTTGCAAGCTTCATAGTTCCTAGGACATATGCTACTATAGATCTATGTAGTGGTCAGGCGGATCTCAGATCTCTCTTTGGAAAGGGCATAAAGATCTATGGTGGGAAAAGGGTTGAGAGCTCTGTAGATCCTGGTGTAGAGCTTATCGAGGTATCCCATGATAGGAGGAGCTTCGAGGATCTAGTTGCTAGGGCTAAGGAGAGGATCTATGATGGTGAGGTTTTCCAGATAGTGTTATCTAGATATAAGGTATATAGCTATAGAGGATCCCCTCTAGATCTATTTACAAGGATCCTGAAGGAGATCGGGGGCAACCCATATGCCTATATATATAGAACAGGGGATCTCATGATCGTTGGGGCTAGTCCAGAGCCCCTTATAATAGCTAGGGGGAGGGTTGTAGAGACATTCCCCGTAGCCGGTACTAGGAGGAGGATTCCTGGTAGGGAGGGCGAGATCTATAGGAGGTTGGTCTCGAATGAGAAGGAGAGGGCTGAGCATATGATGCTTGTGGACCTCGCTAGGAATGATCTGGGGAGGATCGCTATTCCGGGGAGTGTTAGGGTTGTGAAGCTTATGTTCCCGCAGATCCTACCTAACGTGGTTCACCTCGTTAGCAGGGTTAGAGGGGTTCTTAAAAGCTTCAGCGACTCCTTCGAAGCCCTCAGATCCCTCTTCCCAGCTGGAACAGTTACTGGGGCTCCTAAGCATAGGGCTATGAAGCTTATAGCAGAGTTTGAGGGGCGTGCTAGAGAGGCCTATGCGGGTGTCATAGGGTTTGCTGTGGATCGCTATGTTAATTTCGCAATAACAATTAGATCAGCCTTTATAGCTGGGGATAGGCTTAGGATACAGGCTGGTGCTGGGATAGTAAGCGATTCCAAGCCCGGGGATGAGTATATTGAGACTGAGAATAAGATGGCTATTATAGAGAGGGTGCTGAGGTGA